The segment TCATCGCGGCCAATCGGGCGTATGCCTCGTTGGAGGAAGAAGCCGAGCGAGCTGTAGCTTGGCTCGACGGCCTCACCAATGACGAGCGGTTGCGCCGCTGTGGTCTGAAGTCCTCTAAATTTCAATGGCTATCTACTTAGACAGCAACTGCTTCGGGTGCTAGACTCTGCGAAGGAACATATCGGTTAGAGGAACATGGCTAGTGGAGCCCTCATGACAAGAGAGCAGAGGCAAACGTCGAAGCGTCAGATACCTTCTCCTGTGCAGGCGCTCGTAGGTTGGTTGTGGCAGAGTCTCGCTATGCCTAACCAACGCTCGTTCATGGCCTGGATAGCGGGCCTGCTGTTCTTGCTCAGCGCGTGCTCGTCTGTGCCGAGCCCGGGTCCAGGCCCATCGCCCAGTGCGCGGGCAAACGGCGATGCTTGTGCGGTCCAGGGACAGACGCCGCCCAGCAGGAATATTGCCGCCAACTTTGCCACTGCGCTCGCCTTTGCGCCAGATGGTCGGCTCTTCTGGACGGAGCGGTCGGGGGCGCTCAAGGTGTGGCAGGACGGCGCCGCCCGTACATTTGCCACTGTGAAGACTGTCACAACGGAGCCAGACGGCAGCTATAGCGAGCGCGGCTTACTGGGGCTCGCTATCAGCCCAACCTTCAACCAGGACCGTTTCGTCTATGCCTTTTATTCGGACGTGAACTACACCAAGGAGCACGTCATTCGCTGGCGCGATTGCCGTGGAAGGGGCAGAGATCCCACCATCCTGGTGACGTTGCCGTCCGGGTCGGACTGCTGTCACAAGGGCGGCCGGCTTGCTTTCGGCGACGATGGCATGCTCTATGTGACCGTCGGAGACGAGCACTCGGCCTCGTCGGCGCAGGATACCGGAGACGTACGCGGCAAGATCCTGCGCTACCGCCCCGACGGCTCAGTACCATCGGACAATCCGTTCGGGGCGACCAACCCGGTCTGGGCTTATGGATTTCGCAATCCTTTTGGGATTGCGGTGTCCTCCTCTGGGCAGATTGCGGTTACCAGCAATGGTCCGACCGGCGACGCAGATGCACCATCCACCGGCTATGATATCCTTGTCCTGGACCTTGTGCGTGGCAGAGGCTATCAGTGGCCGG is part of the Ktedonobacterales bacterium genome and harbors:
- a CDS encoding PQQ-dependent sugar dehydrogenase; the encoded protein is MPNQRSFMAWIAGLLFLLSACSSVPSPGPGPSPSARANGDACAVQGQTPPSRNIAANFATALAFAPDGRLFWTERSGALKVWQDGAARTFATVKTVTTEPDGSYSERGLLGLAISPTFNQDRFVYAFYSDVNYTKEHVIRWRDCRGRGRDPTILVTLPSGSDCCHKGGRLAFGDDGMLYVTVGDEHSASSAQDTGDVRGKILRYRPDGSVPSDNPFGATNPVWAYGFRNPFGIAVSSSGQIAVTSNGPTGDADAPSTGYDILVLDLVRGRGYQWPDCYGYSHPLATASCPASQSPPDYSTERNTLVPTGAVFIDAAGPSQLAGHLVFCTLNGGMRIVTPGSPHASVRPGPDGCRLDVKEGPDHLVYFSDTGTIYRVS